Proteins from a single region of Stappia sp. ES.058:
- a CDS encoding ABC transporter ATP-binding protein — protein sequence MLFDLELISVGKTYPDGTVAVSDFDLKVEKGEFVAFLGPSGCGKSTTLRMIAGFEDITNGEILIKGANVSHVPPEHRPTSMIFQNYALFPHMTVRQNIAFGLDVKRMDRVEKNRKVDRILDMFDLTEFADRTADRLSGGQRQRIALARGLVVEPEILLLDEPLGALDANLRRIIQNELKLLQRDLGITFVFVTHAQSEALGLSDRVVVMSNGVVEQISAPEELYNRPATPFVAEFIGSNTIIEGKPAQSGDDGLQRIETPYGLISGVGKAGSDKAVIPAEAFNLGLRDTPNEIRLDGVVTAKQLVGSIGYIRVKLGDGREVEVETHAGSAEAQNLLPGSSVTLGVDPASVTLIHH from the coding sequence ATGCTCTTCGATCTTGAACTTATATCGGTCGGCAAGACCTATCCTGACGGCACGGTTGCTGTGTCGGATTTCGACCTCAAGGTCGAAAAGGGTGAATTCGTGGCCTTCCTCGGGCCGTCCGGCTGCGGAAAGTCGACCACGCTGCGCATGATCGCGGGCTTCGAGGACATCACGAACGGGGAAATCCTCATCAAGGGGGCCAATGTATCGCACGTGCCGCCCGAGCACCGGCCGACCTCGATGATTTTCCAGAACTATGCGCTTTTTCCGCACATGACGGTGCGCCAGAACATCGCCTTCGGGCTGGATGTCAAGCGGATGGACCGGGTCGAAAAGAACCGCAAGGTCGATCGTATTCTCGACATGTTCGACCTGACCGAATTCGCGGATCGGACCGCCGACCGTCTTTCGGGAGGGCAGAGACAGAGAATCGCGCTTGCCCGCGGGCTTGTGGTCGAGCCCGAGATCCTGCTGCTCGACGAGCCGCTTGGCGCGTTGGACGCCAACCTGCGGCGCATTATCCAGAACGAGCTGAAGCTGCTTCAGCGCGATCTCGGGATTACCTTCGTCTTCGTTACCCACGCCCAGTCCGAAGCCCTCGGCCTGTCGGATCGTGTCGTGGTCATGTCCAACGGCGTCGTGGAACAGATATCGGCCCCGGAAGAGCTGTACAACCGGCCGGCCACGCCGTTCGTTGCAGAGTTCATCGGCTCCAACACGATCATCGAGGGCAAACCCGCGCAATCCGGCGACGACGGTCTGCAACGGATCGAGACGCCCTACGGCCTGATCTCGGGCGTGGGCAAGGCCGGATCCGACAAGGCGGTGATCCCGGCCGAAGCGTTCAATCTCGGTCTGCGCGATACGCCGAACGAAATCCGCCTGGACGGCGTCGTGACCGCAAAACAACTCGTCGGCTCGATCGGCTACATCCGCGTCAAGCTCGGCGACGGGCGCGAAGTCGAAGTGGAAACCCATGCCGGCTCGGCAGAGGCGCAGAACCTTTTGCCGGGCTCGTCCGTGACCCTTGGGGTGGACCCCGCGTCGGTCACGCTCATCCATCATTGA
- a CDS encoding polysaccharide deacetylase, whose amino-acid sequence MAKDIQVGFGIDVDAVAGWLGSYGGEDSPDDISRGMFAGEVGSPRLLDLFDQQGLTTTWFIPGHSAETFPDQMRDVAKRGHEIGIHGYSHENPIAMTAEQEEAVLDKGIELITEISGRRPTGYVAPWWEFSNVTNELLLKKGIKYDHSLMHNDFTPYRVRVGDKWTKIDYSAKPEDWMKPLVRGEETDLIEIPANWYLDDLPPMMFIKKSPNSHGFVNPRDIEQMWRDQFDWVYRNMDYAVFPITIHPDVSGRPQVLLMLERLIAHIKSHEGVRFVTMNEMADDFDKRFPRG is encoded by the coding sequence ATGGCTAAAGATATTCAGGTCGGTTTCGGTATCGATGTCGACGCCGTGGCGGGCTGGCTTGGGTCCTACGGCGGTGAGGACAGCCCCGATGACATCTCGCGCGGAATGTTCGCCGGCGAAGTCGGCTCGCCCCGTCTGCTGGACCTTTTCGACCAGCAGGGGCTGACAACCACCTGGTTCATTCCGGGCCACTCGGCCGAAACCTTCCCCGATCAGATGCGCGATGTGGCCAAGCGTGGCCATGAGATCGGGATTCACGGCTACAGCCACGAGAATCCGATCGCGATGACGGCCGAGCAGGAAGAAGCCGTTCTCGACAAGGGGATCGAGCTGATCACGGAAATCTCGGGCCGGCGGCCCACGGGCTATGTCGCCCCGTGGTGGGAGTTCTCCAACGTTACCAACGAGCTGCTGCTGAAGAAGGGGATCAAGTATGATCACTCGCTGATGCACAACGACTTCACTCCGTACCGGGTGCGCGTCGGTGACAAGTGGACCAAGATCGACTATTCCGCCAAGCCCGAAGACTGGATGAAGCCTCTGGTGCGCGGTGAGGAAACCGACCTGATCGAGATCCCCGCAAACTGGTATCTCGACGACCTTCCGCCGATGATGTTCATCAAGAAGTCGCCCAACAGCCACGGCTTCGTGAATCCCCGCGACATCGAGCAGATGTGGCGCGATCAGTTTGACTGGGTGTACCGGAACATGGACTACGCGGTGTTCCCGATCACCATCCATCCCGACGTTTCGGGCCGTCCTCAGGTTTTGCTGATGCTCGAGCGCCTGATCGCGCATATCAAGTCCCACGAGGGCGTGCGTTTCGTCACGATGAACGAGATGGCGGACGACTTCGATAAGCGTTTCCCGCGCGGCTGA